The DNA region TGGTTCGCTTTATCCGGAATCGGCAAGTTCGATTATAGCACCGGATGGCACCTGTTTAGTTTACCAGGCTTATGGCACAACCGGTGTAATTATAGCTGATATCGATTTAGAAAAAGCTACCGGCTACCTGGCTAAAAGATTTAAACCACAGTTGTACGATTATTAAAAGCGCCGATATTTTAACCATTATTTGAATTTTGTAAATAATGGATTGATTTATTAAAACGCCTCCCCTCCTATCTGTTTTACTTTTGTATCAAAACAAAAAGAAATGGAAAACAGAAATAAAATTGCCGTAGTTACCGGCGGCAGCCGTGGCTTAGGCCGGGACATGGCCTTAAGGCTTGCCGAAAAAGGAATAGATGTTATTATAACCTACAATACCAATGCAGAGGAGGCAGCAAAGGTGGTTAACCTTGCAGAACAAAGCGGCGCAAAGGCAGCAGCATTGCAACTCAATACCGGAGTAATTAAAAGCTTTGATGCATTTACCGAAAAACTGCGTGAAGTTTTGACGGATAAATTTGGAACCGATCATATCGACTTTTTAATTAACAATGCGGGACAAGGCGGTTACAGCGCCATCAGCGATGTTACCGAGGAATTTTTTGATGATTTGTTGAACGTGCACTTTAAAGGTGTATACTTTTTAACTCAAAAATTGATCCCGTTGATGGCCGATGGCGGTGGGATTGTCAACGTATCATCCGGGTTGACGCGGGTATCAGTTCCGCGTTCTTCGGCCTATGCATCCATGAAAGGCGCGGTAGAAGTTTTCACCCGTTACCTGGCTAAAGAACTCGGCGCAAGAGGTATCAGGGCCAATGTGGTTGCTCCCGGTGCTATCATGACCGATTTTGGCGGCGGCCATTTGCGCAATAGCGAAGAAACACAGAAAATGGTGAGCAGCATAACTGCATTGGGCAGGCCGGGCGTTGCAGAAGATATCGGCGGCGTAGTAGCTTTTCTTTGTACCGAAGATGCGCGTTGGGTTAATGGCCAGCGTATTGAAGCATCAGGTGGTATGGCTATTTAAATGGAGAATATCCAAATTGAGAGGAGTTTATTAATACCAATGAACTCCTCTCAATTATAACATCTTTCATTTCACTATCCCAAGCAATTCTACCTCCCCAATATATATATAACCAGGTGTCGTCGATTCGCCGTACCCGAGTTTAGCCGGAATAAACATCCTGTATTTACTGCCAACGCTCATCAATTTTAAACACTCTGCCATACCTGGAACCATTTGATTAACAATACGTTCGACCGGCGTACGGCCCTCGTGGGTGTCTTTAATTTCCTTACCGATTATAGTGGCCCACGAGCAAATGTACTTAACTTTATCTGACGATAATGGTTTTGGCCCTGAGCCCTGGCTAATTATTTCGTACTGCAGGCCGCTGGGTGTGGTAATAATGCCAGGCTTCTTACTATTTTCGGCTAAAAACTTCTCGGCTTCTTGTTTTACATCTACCGGCGATTGCCCGGAGGCAACAGGTTGCTGTTCTGGTTTTACAACATCAGATTTAACCTCTGAGCTGCCATAATTTCCAGAACCGGTAATGGTTTCACCGTTTGAAAGTTTACAGGTAAATGTAAAACTACTGGTTGATGTTTTAGTAAGCGTGCCACTTGAAGACCCCTCTGGTTGGTATTTACC from Mucilaginibacter sp. SJ includes:
- a CDS encoding SDR family NAD(P)-dependent oxidoreductase gives rise to the protein MENRNKIAVVTGGSRGLGRDMALRLAEKGIDVIITYNTNAEEAAKVVNLAEQSGAKAAALQLNTGVIKSFDAFTEKLREVLTDKFGTDHIDFLINNAGQGGYSAISDVTEEFFDDLLNVHFKGVYFLTQKLIPLMADGGGIVNVSSGLTRVSVPRSSAYASMKGAVEVFTRYLAKELGARGIRANVVAPGAIMTDFGGGHLRNSEETQKMVSSITALGRPGVAEDIGGVVAFLCTEDARWVNGQRIEASGGMAI